A genomic segment from Stappia indica encodes:
- a CDS encoding ureidoglycolate lyase has translation MSHVLMPEPLTREAFAPFGEVVDARHEASHLINEGRTRRFHALAEADPGPEGTPILSIFRGTPWPSPITIRMLERHPLGSQAFVPMQQHAWLVVVASEARPGDCRCFLARGDQGVQIARGVWHHPLLVLQPMQDFLVVDRSGPGVNLEEVFFPEGEGAVIAPV, from the coding sequence TTGAGCCACGTGCTGATGCCTGAACCGCTGACCCGGGAGGCCTTTGCTCCCTTCGGCGAGGTTGTCGACGCCCGCCATGAGGCGAGCCACCTCATCAACGAAGGGCGCACCCGCAGGTTCCATGCGCTTGCCGAGGCCGACCCCGGCCCCGAGGGCACGCCGATCCTCTCGATTTTTCGGGGCACGCCGTGGCCCAGCCCCATCACCATACGCATGCTGGAGCGCCATCCGCTCGGCAGCCAGGCTTTCGTTCCGATGCAGCAGCATGCGTGGCTGGTGGTCGTCGCAAGCGAGGCGCGCCCCGGCGATTGCCGCTGTTTTCTTGCGCGCGGCGACCAGGGTGTCCAGATCGCCCGCGGCGTCTGGCATCACCCGCTGCTGGTGCTTCAGCCCATGCAGGACTTCCTGGTCGTCGACCGCAGCGGGCCGGGCGTCAACCTCGAGGAAGTGTTCTTCCCCGAGGGTGAGGGCGCGGTGATCGCGCCGGTCTGA
- a CDS encoding TRAP transporter large permease: protein MLPLDLLMFAALIIAILIGYPVSFILAGIATLFAILGHFTGQFDMSLLGALGQRVFGVMTNDVLIAIPLFVFMGVVLEKSRIAEDLLETAGRLFGTLRGGLGISVVLVGALLAASTGIVGATVVAMGLIALPTMLRNGYDARLASGIVCTSGTLGQIIPPSTLLIILSDVMSNAYQQAQFRQGKFTIETISVGQVFAAALLPGLMLVAIYIVYLLVKAWLSPASAPAMQHEGARPSAREISGAILPPVLLIIAVLGSILGGIATPGEAAAVGAIGALLMASARYGNGNRKLVVAGAASLALLAVLISVHPVRLQRSDVGPLDWAAGALATLLVIVSAAAILQALARTFHAQVLKPVMNSTLSVTAMIFATILTASIFSLVFRGLGGDHRIEEFLTNMPGGPDAALLFVMALVFLLGFFLDFVEISVILLPLVAPVLILMGHDPVWLSILIAVNLQTSFLTPPFGFSLFYLRGAAPPEVTTGQIYQGVIPFIALQIAGIGLIWLLPQIATTLPGLIF, encoded by the coding sequence ATGCTGCCGCTCGACCTCCTGATGTTCGCCGCGCTGATCATTGCGATCCTCATCGGCTATCCGGTGTCCTTCATCCTCGCGGGCATCGCGACACTCTTTGCCATTCTCGGCCATTTCACCGGCCAGTTCGACATGAGCCTGCTCGGCGCGCTCGGCCAGCGCGTCTTCGGCGTGATGACCAACGACGTGCTGATCGCCATCCCGCTCTTCGTCTTCATGGGCGTGGTGCTGGAGAAAAGCCGCATCGCCGAGGACCTGCTGGAGACCGCCGGCCGGCTGTTCGGGACGCTGCGCGGCGGGCTCGGCATCTCCGTCGTGCTGGTCGGCGCCTTGCTTGCCGCCTCCACCGGCATTGTCGGCGCCACCGTCGTGGCGATGGGCCTCATTGCGCTGCCGACCATGCTGCGCAACGGCTACGACGCGCGGCTGGCGTCCGGCATCGTCTGCACCTCCGGCACGCTCGGCCAGATCATTCCGCCCTCCACCCTGCTGATCATCCTCTCCGACGTGATGTCGAACGCCTATCAGCAGGCGCAGTTCCGGCAGGGCAAGTTCACCATCGAGACCATCTCGGTCGGCCAGGTCTTCGCAGCCGCCTTGCTGCCGGGCCTGATGCTGGTCGCGATCTACATCGTCTACCTGCTCGTCAAGGCCTGGCTGTCGCCTGCCTCCGCCCCGGCCATGCAGCACGAGGGTGCGCGCCCGTCGGCGCGGGAGATTTCCGGGGCCATCCTGCCGCCGGTGCTGCTCATCATCGCCGTGCTCGGCTCGATCCTCGGCGGCATCGCGACGCCGGGCGAGGCCGCAGCCGTCGGCGCCATCGGTGCGCTGCTGATGGCCTCCGCCCGCTACGGCAACGGCAACCGCAAGCTGGTGGTCGCCGGCGCGGCGAGCCTTGCCCTGCTCGCGGTGCTGATCTCGGTCCATCCCGTTCGCCTGCAGCGCAGCGACGTCGGCCCGCTCGACTGGGCGGCCGGCGCTCTCGCAACGCTGCTTGTCATCGTCTCGGCCGCCGCGATCCTGCAGGCGCTTGCCCGCACCTTCCACGCCCAGGTGCTGAAGCCGGTGATGAACTCGACCCTGTCGGTGACGGCGATGATCTTCGCCACCATCCTCACTGCCAGCATCTTCTCCCTCGTCTTCCGCGGGCTTGGCGGCGATCACCGGATCGAGGAGTTCCTGACCAACATGCCCGGCGGCCCGGACGCTGCCCTGCTCTTCGTCATGGCGCTGGTCTTCCTGCTCGGCTTCTTCCTCGATTTCGTCGAGATCTCGGTCATCCTGCTGCCGCTGGTGGCGCCGGTGCTGATCCTGATGGGCCACGACCCGGTCTGGCTGTCGATCCTGATCGCGGTCAACCTGCAGACCTCGTTCCTGACCCCGCCCTTCGGATTCTCGCTGTTCTACCTGCGCGGTGCGGCTCCCCCGGAAGTGACGACCGGGCAGATCTACCAGGGCGTCATTCCCTTCATCGCGTTGCAGATCGCCGGCATCGGCCTGATCTGGCTGCTGCCGCAGATCGCGACCACCCTGCCCGGCCTGATCTTCTGA
- a CDS encoding TRAP transporter small permease subunit has translation MLARLADRLDLINRSVGALVRWLALFMVLLQFGVVVLRYVYGVSFIFLNEGVLYMHAALFMLGAGYTLLVDGHVRVDIFYAKLGTRGRAAIDALGAVIFLLPSLAILLWWSWPSVRNSWAVMEGAISVGGIPASFLLKSLVPAFCVLLAIQGIACLLRDVSRLLAPQDATAASDNGTRA, from the coding sequence GTGCTTGCCCGCCTTGCAGACAGGCTCGACCTGATCAACCGCTCCGTCGGCGCCCTGGTGCGCTGGCTCGCGCTCTTCATGGTGTTGCTGCAGTTCGGCGTGGTGGTGCTGCGCTACGTCTACGGCGTCAGCTTCATCTTCCTGAACGAGGGCGTGCTCTACATGCATGCCGCCCTGTTCATGCTCGGCGCGGGCTACACGCTGCTCGTCGACGGCCATGTGCGCGTCGACATCTTCTACGCGAAACTCGGGACGCGCGGCCGCGCAGCGATCGACGCCCTGGGTGCCGTGATCTTCCTGCTGCCCTCGCTGGCGATCCTCCTGTGGTGGTCCTGGCCGTCGGTCCGCAATTCCTGGGCCGTCATGGAAGGCGCCATCTCGGTCGGCGGCATTCCGGCCTCCTTCCTGCTCAAGTCGCTGGTGCCCGCCTTCTGCGTGCTGCTGGCCATTCAAGGCATCGCCTGCCTGCTGCGTGACGTCTCGCGCCTTCTGGCGCCGCAGGATGCCACCGCCGCTTCCGACAATGGGACCCGCGCCTGA
- a CDS encoding TRAP transporter substrate-binding protein, which translates to MKRRDFLKTAGVGAVATAATGALAAPAIAQDVKRWKMVTAWPKNLPGPGVAAQMLADRITALSGGRIEVQLYAAGELVPGNGVFDAVAEGTAELYHAVPAYWGSKSKGILLFGSQPFGLRADEQFGWLAHGGGQALYDEIYGRFGLKPFLCGNSGPQWAGWFRNEINSVDDLKGLRFRTTGLASEMCAKLGMAVQAMGGRDMFQALQSGALDAGEFIGPWSDSALGFQQVAKNYYWPGVGEPSSAEECAVNKAAYDALPEDLQQAVTLACESLYNPVWTEYTTKHAMALQQLVAEQGVQVKKLPDDVIVAMGNAAGEVIAELRENDDELVRRIVESFLAYRASVADYMVYADNGQMNARAMDYKY; encoded by the coding sequence ATGAAGAGACGTGATTTCCTCAAGACCGCCGGTGTCGGCGCCGTCGCCACCGCCGCCACCGGAGCCCTCGCGGCCCCGGCCATCGCCCAGGACGTGAAGCGCTGGAAGATGGTCACCGCCTGGCCGAAGAATCTGCCGGGACCGGGTGTTGCCGCGCAGATGCTTGCCGACCGCATCACCGCCCTGTCGGGCGGCCGCATCGAGGTGCAGCTCTATGCCGCCGGCGAGCTGGTGCCGGGCAATGGCGTGTTCGACGCCGTAGCGGAAGGCACCGCCGAGCTCTATCACGCGGTTCCGGCCTACTGGGGCTCCAAGTCCAAGGGCATCCTGCTGTTCGGCTCGCAGCCGTTCGGCCTGCGCGCCGACGAGCAGTTCGGCTGGCTCGCCCATGGCGGCGGCCAGGCGCTCTACGACGAGATCTACGGCCGCTTCGGCCTGAAGCCGTTCCTGTGCGGCAATTCCGGTCCGCAGTGGGCCGGCTGGTTCCGCAACGAGATCAACTCGGTCGACGACCTCAAGGGCCTGCGCTTCCGCACCACCGGCCTCGCCTCGGAAATGTGCGCCAAGCTCGGCATGGCCGTGCAGGCGATGGGCGGGCGCGACATGTTCCAGGCGCTGCAGTCGGGCGCGCTCGACGCGGGCGAGTTCATCGGCCCCTGGTCCGATTCCGCCCTCGGCTTCCAGCAGGTCGCCAAGAACTACTACTGGCCGGGCGTCGGCGAGCCGTCCTCGGCCGAGGAATGCGCGGTCAACAAGGCGGCCTATGATGCGCTGCCGGAGGACCTGCAGCAGGCCGTCACGCTGGCGTGCGAGTCGCTCTACAACCCGGTCTGGACCGAGTACACGACCAAGCACGCGATGGCCCTTCAGCAGCTCGTCGCCGAGCAGGGCGTGCAGGTGAAGAAGCTGCCAGACGACGTCATCGTCGCCATGGGCAATGCCGCCGGCGAGGTCATCGCCGAGCTGCGCGAGAACGACGACGAGCTGGTGCGCCGGATCGTCGAGAGCTTCCTCGCCTATCGCGCCTCGGTCGCCGACTACATGGTCTACGCCGACAACGGGCAGATGAACGCCCGCGCGATGGACTACAAGTACTGA
- the hutU gene encoding urocanate hydratase, protein MTNPRHNTRTVRAATGTEITAKSWLTEAPLRMLMNNLDPDVAEKPNELVVYGGIGRAARTWDDFDRIVATLRDLEENETLVVQSGKPVGVFRTHKDAPRVLIANSNLVPHWANWDHFNKLDKAGLMMYGQMTAGSWIYIGSQGIVQGTYETFVEAGRQHYGGSLKGKWILTGGLGGMGGAQPLAAVMAGACCLAVECNPESIDFRLRTRYVDEKAETLDEALEMIERWTKAGEAKSVGLLGNAAEIFPELVRRGVKPDIVTDQTSAHDPINGYLPKGWTMAEWAAKRESDPKAVEKAARASMREHVAAMVDFWNMGVPTLDYGNNIRQVALEEGLENAFAFPGFVPAYIRPLFCRGVGPFRWAALSGDPEDIYKTDAKVRELLPDNTHLHRWLDMARERISFQGLPARICWVGLGDRHRLGLAFNEMVRNGELKAPIVIGRDHLDSGSVASPNRETEAMQDGSDAVSDWPLLNALLNCASGATWVSLHHGGGVGMGFSQHSGMVICCDGSEDADRRIERVLWNDPATGVMRHADAGYDIALDCAREHGLRLPAILGN, encoded by the coding sequence ATGACCAACCCGCGCCACAACACCCGCACCGTGCGGGCGGCCACCGGCACCGAGATCACCGCGAAGTCCTGGCTGACCGAAGCTCCCTTGCGGATGCTCATGAACAATCTCGATCCAGATGTCGCGGAAAAGCCGAACGAGCTCGTCGTCTATGGCGGCATCGGCCGGGCGGCGCGCACCTGGGACGATTTCGACCGCATCGTCGCCACCTTGCGCGACCTTGAGGAAAACGAGACGCTGGTCGTCCAGTCGGGCAAGCCGGTCGGCGTCTTCCGCACCCACAAGGACGCGCCGCGGGTGCTGATCGCCAATTCAAACCTCGTTCCGCACTGGGCCAACTGGGACCACTTCAACAAGCTCGATAAGGCCGGGCTGATGATGTACGGCCAGATGACCGCCGGCTCGTGGATCTATATCGGCAGCCAGGGCATCGTGCAGGGCACCTATGAGACCTTCGTCGAAGCCGGCCGCCAGCACTATGGCGGGTCGCTCAAGGGCAAGTGGATCCTCACCGGCGGCCTCGGCGGCATGGGCGGCGCCCAGCCGCTCGCCGCAGTGATGGCCGGCGCCTGCTGCCTTGCGGTGGAGTGCAATCCGGAGTCCATCGATTTCCGCCTGCGCACCCGCTATGTCGACGAGAAGGCGGAAACGCTGGACGAGGCGCTGGAGATGATCGAGCGCTGGACGAAGGCCGGCGAGGCCAAGTCCGTCGGCCTGCTCGGCAATGCGGCTGAGATCTTCCCCGAGCTGGTGCGGCGCGGGGTGAAGCCGGACATCGTCACCGACCAGACCTCGGCCCACGATCCGATCAACGGCTACCTGCCGAAGGGCTGGACCATGGCCGAATGGGCGGCCAAGCGCGAGAGCGATCCGAAGGCGGTCGAGAAGGCCGCGCGCGCCTCCATGCGCGAGCATGTCGCCGCCATGGTCGACTTCTGGAACATGGGCGTTCCGACGCTCGACTACGGCAACAACATCCGCCAGGTCGCGCTGGAGGAAGGGCTGGAAAACGCCTTCGCCTTCCCCGGCTTCGTGCCCGCCTATATCCGCCCGCTGTTCTGCCGCGGCGTCGGTCCGTTCCGCTGGGCCGCCCTGTCGGGCGATCCGGAAGACATCTACAAGACCGATGCCAAGGTGCGCGAGCTGCTGCCCGACAACACGCATCTGCACCGCTGGCTCGACATGGCGCGCGAGCGCATCTCGTTCCAGGGCCTGCCGGCGCGCATCTGCTGGGTGGGTCTGGGCGACCGCCACCGGCTGGGCCTCGCCTTCAACGAGATGGTGCGCAACGGCGAGCTCAAGGCGCCGATCGTCATCGGCCGCGACCACCTCGATTCCGGCTCCGTTGCCTCGCCCAACCGCGAAACGGAGGCCATGCAGGACGGCTCGGACGCCGTGTCCGACTGGCCGCTGCTCAACGCGCTTCTCAATTGCGCGAGCGGGGCGACCTGGGTCAGCCTGCACCATGGCGGCGGCGTCGGCATGGGCTTTTCGCAGCATTCGGGCATGGTGATCTGCTGCGACGGCAGCGAAGATGCCGACCGCCGCATCGAGCGGGTGCTGTGGAACGATCCGGCGACCGGCGTGATGCGCCACGCCGATGCCGGCTATGACATTGCGCTCGACTGCGCCAGGGAACACGGCCTGCGCCTGCCCGCCATCCTCGGAAACTGA
- the hutG gene encoding N-formylglutamate deformylase — translation MTPVEIRKGTSPIVLGLPHTGTHVPEAIAARLNARGLALADTDWHIHLLYDGLLDDATTVRATFHRYVVDANRDPAGASLYPGQNTTGLVPETDFDGVPIWKDGEAPTEADLGARREAFHTPYHAALAAEIERVKAMHGVAILYDCHSIRSHIPFLFEGTLPDFNIGTNGGATCHPLIEQATVEVCGSAQGYSSVLNGRFKGGWTTRHYGRPADNVHAIQMELAQSTHLASESAPFAYDEAKAGALRVHLKTLLARLERLALDGSLVSGGNT, via the coding sequence ATGACGCCGGTCGAGATCCGCAAGGGCACGAGCCCGATCGTCCTCGGCCTGCCGCACACCGGCACCCATGTGCCCGAGGCGATCGCCGCAAGGCTCAACGCGCGCGGTTTGGCACTCGCCGACACGGACTGGCACATCCACCTGCTCTATGACGGGCTGCTGGACGATGCCACCACGGTGCGCGCGACCTTCCACCGCTATGTGGTCGACGCCAACCGGGACCCTGCCGGCGCGAGCCTTTATCCGGGCCAGAACACCACCGGCCTCGTGCCGGAGACGGATTTCGACGGCGTGCCGATCTGGAAGGACGGCGAGGCCCCGACCGAAGCCGACTTAGGCGCCCGGCGCGAGGCGTTCCATACGCCCTATCATGCGGCGCTCGCCGCCGAGATCGAGCGGGTGAAGGCCATGCACGGCGTTGCCATCCTCTACGACTGCCACTCGATCCGCTCGCACATCCCCTTCCTGTTCGAGGGCACGCTGCCGGACTTCAACATCGGCACCAATGGCGGCGCGACCTGCCACCCCCTGATCGAGCAGGCGACCGTCGAAGTCTGCGGCAGCGCACAAGGCTATTCCAGCGTCCTCAACGGCCGGTTCAAGGGCGGCTGGACCACCCGCCACTACGGCCGGCCTGCGGACAATGTCCACGCCATCCAGATGGAGCTCGCCCAGTCGACCCATCTGGCGAGCGAAAGCGCACCCTTCGCCTATGACGAGGCGAAGGCGGGCGCCCTGCGCGTCCATCTCAAAACCCTTCTCGCCCGTCTGGAACGCCTCGCGCTCGACGGGTCGCTTGTCTCTGGAGGAAACACATGA
- the hutH gene encoding histidine ammonia-lyase, with protein sequence MSVMTLTPGSVTLAQLERIYREELAARIDRAAQPAIERAAERVAAAAMGEEAVYGVNTGFGKLASVKIASSDTATLQRNLILSHCCGVGELLDGATTRLMMVLKLLSLGRGASGVRFEVLKLIEDCLAAGITPCVPSQGSVGASGDLAPLAHMTAVLIGEGEAEYQGTRMPGRAALDKAGLSPVVLGPKEGLGLINGTQFSTACALTGLFTAWRLAEATLLTASLSTDAIMGSTAPLLPEIHALRGHRGQIEVAAAMRGLMEGSQIRESHRTGDSRVQDPYCIRCQPQVAGACVDLLRMAGRTLEIEANAATDNPLVLIDEGRIVSGGNFHAEPVAFAADQIALAIAELGAIAQRRVALMVDPTLSFDLPPFLARDPGLNSGMMIAEVTTAALMSENKHLAHPCSIDSTPTSANQEDHVSMAAHGARRLERMNANLAVILGVEMLCAAEGIEHRAPLATSAPLAAAVARLRQHVPPLEADRYMAPDLQVAARLVASREVVAAASETALLSLGEAA encoded by the coding sequence ATGAGCGTCATGACCCTCACGCCGGGCAGCGTCACGCTCGCCCAGCTCGAACGCATCTATCGAGAAGAGCTCGCCGCCCGCATCGACCGTGCCGCGCAGCCTGCCATCGAGCGCGCCGCCGAGCGGGTCGCAGCGGCCGCCATGGGCGAGGAAGCCGTCTACGGCGTCAACACCGGCTTCGGCAAGCTCGCCAGCGTCAAGATCGCGAGCAGCGATACGGCGACGCTCCAGCGCAACCTGATCCTCTCCCATTGCTGCGGCGTCGGCGAGCTGCTGGACGGCGCGACGACACGCCTGATGATGGTGCTGAAGCTGCTGTCGCTCGGCCGCGGTGCCTCGGGCGTGCGCTTTGAGGTGCTGAAGCTCATCGAGGACTGCCTTGCCGCCGGCATCACCCCTTGCGTTCCCTCGCAGGGGTCGGTCGGCGCCTCCGGCGACCTTGCCCCGCTCGCCCACATGACCGCCGTGCTGATCGGCGAAGGCGAGGCGGAGTACCAGGGCACGCGCATGCCGGGCCGCGCCGCGCTGGACAAGGCCGGCCTTTCTCCGGTGGTGCTCGGCCCCAAGGAAGGGCTCGGCCTCATCAACGGCACCCAGTTCTCCACCGCCTGCGCGCTCACGGGCCTGTTCACCGCCTGGCGGCTGGCGGAAGCGACGCTGCTCACCGCGAGCCTGTCCACCGACGCGATCATGGGCTCGACCGCCCCGCTGCTGCCGGAAATCCACGCGCTTCGCGGCCATCGCGGCCAGATCGAGGTCGCGGCCGCCATGCGCGGGTTGATGGAAGGGTCGCAGATCCGCGAAAGCCACCGCACCGGCGACAGCCGCGTGCAAGACCCCTATTGCATCCGCTGCCAGCCTCAGGTCGCCGGCGCCTGCGTCGACCTGCTGCGCATGGCCGGCCGCACGCTGGAGATCGAGGCGAATGCGGCGACCGACAACCCGCTGGTGCTGATCGACGAGGGACGCATCGTCTCGGGCGGCAACTTCCACGCCGAGCCGGTCGCCTTCGCCGCCGACCAGATCGCGCTGGCGATTGCCGAACTCGGCGCCATCGCCCAGCGCCGGGTGGCGCTGATGGTCGACCCGACCCTGTCCTTCGACCTGCCGCCCTTCCTTGCCCGCGACCCCGGCCTCAACTCCGGCATGATGATCGCCGAGGTAACGACGGCAGCCTTGATGAGCGAGAACAAGCACCTCGCCCATCCCTGTTCCATCGATTCCACTCCGACCAGCGCCAACCAGGAAGACCATGTCTCCATGGCCGCCCATGGCGCCCGGCGGCTGGAGCGGATGAACGCCAATCTCGCCGTCATTCTCGGCGTCGAGATGCTGTGCGCGGCCGAAGGCATCGAGCATCGTGCCCCGCTCGCCACCAGCGCGCCGCTGGCCGCCGCCGTCGCCCGGTTGCGCCAGCATGTGCCCCCGCTCGAGGCCGACCGCTACATGGCGCCCGATCTTCAGGTCGCAGCCCGCCTCGTCGCCAGCCGCGAGGTCGTCGCGGCGGCGAGCGAAACGGCCCTGCTGTCGCTGGGAGAGGCCGCATGA
- the hutI gene encoding imidazolonepropionase, with translation MPETAPGSAVGEVLTALRLATMVASTVPHGLVENGAVAIGADGRIAWCGSAADLPAQFASWPSRSLGGRLVTPGLVDCHTHIVHGGNRAREFELRLEGASYEEIARAGGGIVSTVAATRAASEDDLVASALPRLDTLIGEGVTTIEIKSGYGLTIADEMRMLAAARRLGQERGVRVVTSWLAAHAVPAEYKGRSQAYLDEVALPGLEAAHAAGLVDAVDGFCEGIAFSPAEMAQVFDRAKALGLPIKLHAEQLSDLGGAKLAAHYGALSADHLEYLGQDGVDAMAASGTVAVLLPGAFYTLRETQAPPVAALRAAGVPIALATDCNPGSSPLTSLLLAMNMGATLFRLTPEECLAGATREAARALGLAGEIGTIEAGKRADLAVWDIAEPAELTYRIGFNPLHERIFGGAQ, from the coding sequence ATGCCAGAAACTGCGCCCGGATCCGCCGTCGGCGAGGTCCTGACCGCCCTGCGCCTTGCGACCATGGTCGCAAGCACCGTCCCCCATGGCCTCGTCGAGAACGGCGCCGTCGCAATCGGCGCCGATGGTCGCATCGCCTGGTGCGGCAGCGCAGCCGATCTGCCCGCACAATTCGCGTCCTGGCCGTCCCGGTCCCTGGGTGGGCGCCTCGTCACTCCCGGCCTCGTCGACTGTCACACCCATATCGTCCACGGCGGCAACCGGGCCCGCGAGTTCGAGCTGCGGCTCGAGGGCGCGAGCTATGAAGAGATCGCCCGCGCCGGCGGCGGCATCGTCTCCACCGTCGCGGCGACGCGTGCAGCGAGCGAGGACGATCTCGTCGCCTCCGCCTTGCCCCGGCTCGACACGCTGATCGGCGAAGGCGTCACCACCATCGAGATCAAGTCGGGCTACGGCCTGACGATTGCCGACGAGATGCGCATGCTCGCGGCCGCCCGGCGCCTGGGGCAGGAACGCGGCGTGCGCGTCGTCACGTCCTGGCTCGCCGCCCATGCGGTGCCGGCCGAATACAAGGGACGTTCGCAGGCCTATCTCGACGAGGTGGCGCTGCCGGGCCTCGAGGCGGCGCATGCCGCAGGCCTTGTCGACGCCGTCGACGGGTTCTGCGAGGGCATCGCCTTTTCTCCGGCCGAAATGGCGCAGGTCTTCGACCGGGCAAAGGCGCTCGGCCTGCCGATCAAGCTGCATGCCGAGCAGCTGTCCGATCTGGGCGGGGCAAAGCTCGCCGCGCACTACGGCGCGCTCTCGGCCGATCACCTCGAATATCTCGGCCAGGACGGGGTCGATGCCATGGCGGCCTCCGGCACGGTCGCCGTGCTGCTGCCCGGCGCCTTCTACACGCTGCGCGAGACGCAGGCGCCGCCGGTCGCTGCCCTGCGCGCAGCCGGTGTCCCCATCGCCCTTGCCACCGACTGCAATCCCGGCTCCTCGCCGCTGACCTCGCTGCTGCTCGCCATGAACATGGGCGCGACCCTGTTCCGCCTCACGCCGGAAGAGTGCCTTGCCGGCGCGACCCGCGAGGCGGCCCGTGCGCTCGGGCTGGCCGGCGAGATCGGCACCATCGAGGCCGGCAAGCGTGCAGACCTTGCCGTTTGGGACATCGCCGAGCCGGCCGAGCTGACCTACCGCATCGGCTTCAACCCGCTGCACGAACGCATTTTCGGAGGCGCACAATGA
- a CDS encoding formimidoylglutamate deiminase, producing MRIFAETALLATGWARDVVVDIAADGRIGEVLQGVGRSEAAADRAVGILLPAPANLHSHAFQRAMAGLSEFRGAAEHDTFWTWREIMYRFLGAFTPETVEAVAAFVQMEMLEAGYAASAEFHYVHNQADGTPYDDRAELSRRIAAASQTSGIGLTLLPVYYTTGGLDRRPLAGGQRRFGSDLDGFARIVEGAEDAVAALAPDARIGIAPHSLRAVPAEDLAKVAGLRPADPLHMHIAEQTGEVEEVLAALGRRPVEWLFDTHAVDERWCLIHCTHLTDGERKAIATSGAVAGLCPITESSLGDGIFDGARYLGEGGTLGIGSDSNIRIALSEELRTLEYSQRLRDRHRAVLATNERSCGRRLFDEALKGGARALGRDSGAIREGAWADLVALDAASLHLEGLAGDTLLDAWIFAGDDRLVRDVWAAGRHMVRDGSHVDRERIEAGYRNAMRTLKRSM from the coding sequence ATGCGGATCTTTGCGGAGACGGCCTTGCTGGCCACGGGGTGGGCGCGCGACGTGGTGGTTGACATCGCTGCGGACGGGCGGATCGGCGAGGTATTGCAAGGTGTTGGACGATCTGAGGCCGCAGCGGACCGCGCGGTCGGGATCCTGCTGCCGGCGCCGGCCAACCTGCACAGCCATGCCTTCCAGAGGGCGATGGCGGGTCTGAGCGAGTTCCGCGGTGCGGCCGAGCACGACACGTTCTGGACCTGGCGCGAAATCATGTACCGCTTCCTCGGCGCCTTCACGCCGGAGACGGTGGAGGCCGTGGCCGCCTTCGTGCAGATGGAGATGCTGGAGGCCGGCTATGCCGCCTCCGCCGAGTTCCACTATGTGCACAACCAGGCCGACGGCACGCCCTATGACGACCGGGCGGAGCTCTCCCGCCGCATCGCGGCCGCATCGCAGACCTCCGGCATCGGCCTGACGCTGCTGCCGGTCTATTACACGACGGGCGGGCTCGACCGCCGCCCGCTGGCCGGTGGCCAGCGCCGCTTCGGCTCCGATCTCGACGGCTTTGCGCGGATCGTCGAGGGCGCGGAGGATGCGGTGGCAGCGCTTGCCCCCGACGCGCGGATCGGCATCGCACCGCATTCGCTGCGCGCGGTGCCGGCGGAGGACCTTGCCAAGGTCGCAGGTTTGCGCCCCGCCGATCCCCTGCACATGCACATTGCCGAGCAGACCGGCGAGGTGGAGGAGGTGCTGGCCGCCCTTGGCCGCCGTCCGGTCGAATGGCTGTTCGACACTCACGCGGTCGACGAGCGCTGGTGCCTGATCCACTGCACCCACCTGACCGACGGCGAACGCAAGGCGATTGCGACGAGCGGCGCGGTCGCGGGCCTGTGCCCGATCACCGAATCGAGCCTCGGCGACGGCATCTTCGACGGCGCGCGCTATCTTGGCGAAGGTGGGACGCTGGGCATCGGCTCCGATTCCAACATCCGCATCGCGCTGTCGGAAGAGCTGCGCACGCTGGAATATTCCCAGCGCCTGCGCGACCGGCACCGCGCGGTGCTGGCGACGAACGAGCGCTCCTGCGGCCGCCGGCTCTTTGACGAGGCGCTGAAAGGCGGTGCGCGGGCGCTCGGTCGCGACAGCGGTGCGATTCGCGAAGGCGCCTGGGCCGATCTCGTTGCCCTCGACGCAGCCTCGCTGCATCTGGAAGGGCTTGCCGGCGACACGCTGCTCGATGCATGGATTTTCGCCGGCGACGACAGGCTTGTGCGTGACGTTTGGGCAGCCGGGCGCCATATGGTACGCGACGGCAGCCATGTCGACCGCGAGCGGATCGAGGCCGGCTACCGCAACGCGATGCGCACCCTGAAGCGGAGCATGTGA